One region of Peribacillus simplex genomic DNA includes:
- a CDS encoding YkyA family protein, with protein sequence MLKRFGPYVILLLFLAILTGCFNGSPEERIHKILEKTAEKESDFTENQEPLNDLEKKEKEQYEKIIKLGLEEYEQIVELSDEATKNIDQREEIIEKEQSSMQSSKEQFNKIDEQIGKIEDEKVKKEATEMKKVMSERYSTYDNLYDAYQQSLANDRELYELFKKEDLKMDELQGQIEKINTSYTKVLKANEQFNALTVKSNQKKESFYDSSGIEMADSTK encoded by the coding sequence ATGTTGAAGCGTTTTGGTCCATATGTTATTTTACTTCTTTTTTTAGCGATCTTGACCGGTTGTTTTAATGGTTCACCGGAAGAAAGAATCCACAAGATCCTAGAGAAAACTGCAGAAAAGGAAAGTGATTTCACCGAGAATCAGGAGCCACTTAATGATTTGGAGAAAAAAGAAAAAGAACAGTATGAGAAAATCATTAAACTTGGCTTGGAAGAGTATGAACAAATCGTCGAGCTTTCAGATGAAGCAACTAAAAATATTGACCAAAGGGAGGAAATAATTGAAAAGGAACAAAGCAGCATGCAATCCTCGAAAGAACAATTTAATAAGATAGATGAACAAATCGGGAAAATAGAGGATGAAAAGGTAAAAAAAGAAGCGACTGAAATGAAAAAGGTCATGAGTGAACGTTATAGCACCTACGACAACTTATATGATGCCTATCAGCAAAGTCTGGCAAATGATCGTGAATTATATGAACTGTTTAAAAAAGAGGATTTGAAAATGGATGAATTACAAGGACAAATCGAGAAAATCAATACTTCCTATACAAAAGTTTTGAAAGCGAATGAGCAATTTAATGCATTAACGGTAAAGTCCAATCAAAAAAAAGAAAGTTTTTATGACAGTTCGGGCATAGAAATGGCTGACTCAACAAAATAA